GCTTTCCCCATTCAACGTTAAACAAAACAACACTTGTCCTAGGGACATCATCCAATGGGATGACGAGGAACAAGAAGGATTGCCTGTAGTGTTTACACGAATCGACGATAAAAAAAGCGTCGTTCGTGTCTCCACTGATGTTAATGTCAGGTTTTACACTCCGACAATTTGTGCTAGAGAAACTATTTGGAAACTTGGAGAGTATGATGATAAGTTGAAGCAGTATTTTGTTATGACTGGTGGAGTTGAAGGCAACCCGGGTCCGAAAACCGTGGGTAATTGGTTTAAGATTGAGGAATTCGGGTCGGATTATAAGATTGTGTACTGTACAAGTGTGTGCAAGTTTTGTAAAGTTCTTTGTAAAGATGTTGGGATTTTGATTACTAAGGATGGAGTAAGGTTATTGGCTCTTACTGACACTCCATATAAGGTCATGTTCAAGAAGACTTTTTGATTTTGGGAGCTTTTATCTTGCAATAATAAATATCTCATGTAATTTTGCTTATCTTCGATTTCAAAATGGcttaatattattgttgtttatctTAACTTCCCACCTTGTCTCTGtttctctttaaaaaaattatttcttacgATATTTACTTTTCTCACACTTGATCAATAACAATATTTTACATTTAAGCCACTTCAAAAGGAGACAAAGAGATGCTTTGAGGTAATTAAAACTTGGATATTTTTTAGCAAGAAAGATAATGCATCTAAATACCGTTACTAAGATCTTGTTAACAATATTACTGAtcctttataaaaaaaattaaccccGATGCATCCAGTCATGAGCGAAATTAGTAGTCAGCATGTGGGTTTGATCGAATACAGTAGAATATATTTGTGTTAATAAATTCATTAAATTTAtgcaaatattaaatttaaaattcaattattatcaCTTAAAATTATCATTATAAAATTCAGCACACATAAAATTGAAGTTGTAGCTTTCTCTCTCGGCTCCAGGTAACCATTTTATAGTGGTTGTTAACATACCTCCTCTACTGAAGGATGAAAAAAGTAAATGTTCCACGTATTGACGGGGGCAGTTAGATATAATTAGAATAAAAGGGACTGATTTTCAGACATAAATCAGAAGTAAGGGGACCAAACcgaaattatatataaaattcgCGGGGCTTTGCTAGGGtttaagagagagagagagagagaaattttAGGCCTTCCTTCTTCGAAAAAAGGGAAGACAAATTAGCTAGCCGGAGCTCAGAAAAATGTCGAGACCAGAACTGCTAGCACCGCCGGAAATTTTCTACAACGACGATGAAGCTCGAAAATATACCTCTTCCTCTCGAATTATCGACATACAGGTATATATCCTATTGTAATGAACAAATTTAAAGTTATATGGTAATGCTTCTGAAGTCTGTTTGTATTTACTGAAAGACACAACTTTCCGAAAGAGCATTGGAGCTTCTTGCTTTGCCAGATGATGGCGTCCCAAGATTACTTCTTGATAttggtatgtatatatgtttatcaGTATTACCTGAAAAGTTCTATAAATGTTATAAAAGGAGAATTTGATGGGTTGTGAATGATAAGAAACaaatttgagattttaaaaGCATGTTTGACAATTTATTCATTTGATTACTTATCAATTGCTAAATCGCAAAATACACGGAACAAACATTCTCAGCTTCATGTTGCACTTAAAGATAGGTTGAGAGGATTAGACCATTTTCTCTTGTAAGCCCGATGACCCATATTAATGGAAAAAAAGAAGGTAACCAAGTTGAGAGATCTCCTTATATCCTATATTTGTCCAAGTATGGTTGGTCCTTCTGGTTTATAGTAAAGCCTATTAAGTGCATATGGTCTTGTGCatagggaagaagaagaaaggattCTTCATATTTACAATTATTGACTTTTTCGATGTGGAGAAAGTTTTATAGGTTTAGTTTAAATAGGAAAAAAACAAGTGTTTAGCCTTCTTAAATTGTTGAACAATCACAGTAGAATGAAATGTTTGATTGGCCTTTTATACTGTAGAATGGGAAAGTGCCTCAATGTATACTGGTGtagaattatgcaatttagGCAGGTTTGCTTGTGCTTCTAAGTTCAATTAGGTAGAAGAGATCATCATGTAAACCTGAACGATTGTAACTTCTGGAATTGTTGCACTTATGGATCCTACATCTTCAACGTAAAGTCACTCGTTTCTGCATTTCAGTTGTTTAGTTTTGAGACTTCAaacttattt
This Solanum dulcamara chromosome 8, daSolDulc1.2, whole genome shotgun sequence DNA region includes the following protein-coding sequences:
- the LOC129899453 gene encoding kunitz trypsin inhibitor 5-like, whose translation is MNILLLLSIIIPFTLASSSPSPVLDTNGDKVQAGPNYFILPVIRGKGGGGLSPFNVKQNNTCPRDIIQWDDEEQEGLPVVFTRIDDKKSVVRVSTDVNVRFYTPTICARETIWKLGEYDDKLKQYFVMTGGVEGNPGPKTVGNWFKIEEFGSDYKIVYCTSVCKFCKVLCKDVGILITKDGVRLLALTDTPYKVMFKKTF